Proteins from a genomic interval of Neodiprion lecontei isolate iyNeoLeco1 chromosome 2, iyNeoLeco1.1, whole genome shotgun sequence:
- the LOC107225545 gene encoding elongation of very long chain fatty acids protein isoform X1, whose amino-acid sequence MFLAVSTPFFYLWLVSQRLPPRGKMLSEQLEWLYAKYNDTDPRTSRLFLMSESWPVITIVATYIYFCGSAGQEYMKNKQPYTLRKTLIVYNCIQVLLSIYVFKEALMMGWWYDFSYTCQPVDYSERPSAMLVARVSHFYFLCKLTELLDTVFFVLRKKERQITFLHLYHHASMPLYIWIGVRYYAGVSHLTFMGLLNSFVHIFMYSYYMLAAFGPEMQKSLMAWKKYITIMQIVQFLVVGLHTVQVFVIDCDVPKFPAALMVLNSILFCYLFTSFYIANYVKSSTNEVESRSLSRHTLTSRKSD is encoded by the exons ccaACGTTTACCACCACGAGGAAAAATGCTTTCTGAACAATTGGAGTGGCTGTACGCTAAATACAATGACACGg atcCCAGAACTAGCAGGTTGTTTTTAATGTCCGAATCATGGCCCGTGATTACAATAGTTGCGACGTACATTTACTTCTGCGGTTCAGCAGGCCAAgaatatatgaaaaataagcaGCCCTACACCTTGCGCAAGACTCTGATAGTATACAACTGTATTCAAGTTCTACTCAGCATTTACGTATTCAAAGAGGCTTTGATGATGGGCTGGTGGTACGATTTTAGCTACACGTGTCAACCGGTGGATTATTCAGAGAGACCATCGGCAATGCTA GTAGCCAGAGTTTCCCATTTTTACTTCCTGTGCAAGCTTACCGAGCTCCTGGACACGGTGTTTTTTGTACTACGGAAAAAGGAGCGTCAAATCACGTTTCTTCACCTTTATCATCATGCCTCAATGCCATTATACATTTGGATCGGAGTTCGCTATTACGCCGGTGTAAGTCATCTGACGTTTATGGGGCTGTTGAACAGCTTTGTTCACATATTTATGTACAGCTATTACATGCTAGCGGCATTTGGGCCGGAAATGCAAAAATCCCTAATGGCCTGGAAAAAGTATATAACAATAATGCAAATAGTACAATTTCTCGTTGTCGGTTTACACACTGTGCAAGTGTTTGTCATTGATTGCGATGTGCCAAAATTTCCCGCTGCTTTGATGGTGTTGAATAGTATTTTATTCTGCTACCTATTCACATCTTTTTACATTGCAAACTATGTTAAAAGTAGTACCAATGAAGTCGAGAGCAGAAGTCTATCGAGACATACCCTCACTAGTCGAAAATCCGACTAA
- the LOC107225545 gene encoding elongation of very long chain fatty acids protein isoform X3, with amino-acid sequence MLSEQLEWLYAKYNDTDPRTSRLFLMSESWPVITIVATYIYFCGSAGQEYMKNKQPYTLRKTLIVYNCIQVLLSIYVFKEALMMGWWYDFSYTCQPVDYSERPSAMLVARVSHFYFLCKLTELLDTVFFVLRKKERQITFLHLYHHASMPLYIWIGVRYYAGVSHLTFMGLLNSFVHIFMYSYYMLAAFGPEMQKSLMAWKKYITIMQIVQFLVVGLHTVQVFVIDCDVPKFPAALMVLNSILFCYLFTSFYIANYVKSSTNEVESRSLSRHTLTSRKSD; translated from the exons ATGCTTTCTGAACAATTGGAGTGGCTGTACGCTAAATACAATGACACGg atcCCAGAACTAGCAGGTTGTTTTTAATGTCCGAATCATGGCCCGTGATTACAATAGTTGCGACGTACATTTACTTCTGCGGTTCAGCAGGCCAAgaatatatgaaaaataagcaGCCCTACACCTTGCGCAAGACTCTGATAGTATACAACTGTATTCAAGTTCTACTCAGCATTTACGTATTCAAAGAGGCTTTGATGATGGGCTGGTGGTACGATTTTAGCTACACGTGTCAACCGGTGGATTATTCAGAGAGACCATCGGCAATGCTA GTAGCCAGAGTTTCCCATTTTTACTTCCTGTGCAAGCTTACCGAGCTCCTGGACACGGTGTTTTTTGTACTACGGAAAAAGGAGCGTCAAATCACGTTTCTTCACCTTTATCATCATGCCTCAATGCCATTATACATTTGGATCGGAGTTCGCTATTACGCCGGTGTAAGTCATCTGACGTTTATGGGGCTGTTGAACAGCTTTGTTCACATATTTATGTACAGCTATTACATGCTAGCGGCATTTGGGCCGGAAATGCAAAAATCCCTAATGGCCTGGAAAAAGTATATAACAATAATGCAAATAGTACAATTTCTCGTTGTCGGTTTACACACTGTGCAAGTGTTTGTCATTGATTGCGATGTGCCAAAATTTCCCGCTGCTTTGATGGTGTTGAATAGTATTTTATTCTGCTACCTATTCACATCTTTTTACATTGCAAACTATGTTAAAAGTAGTACCAATGAAGTCGAGAGCAGAAGTCTATCGAGACATACCCTCACTAGTCGAAAATCCGACTAA